The Natator depressus isolate rNatDep1 chromosome 8, rNatDep2.hap1, whole genome shotgun sequence genome window below encodes:
- the LOC141992407 gene encoding myb/SANT-like DNA-binding domain-containing protein 7 gives MQSSSAEVTMMESQNRKRAPAWTEREVRDLIAVWGEESVLSELRSSFRNAKTFVKISQGMKDRGHNRDPKQCRVKLKELRQAYQKTREANGRSGSEPQTCRFYDELHAILGGSATTTPAVLFDSFNGDGGNTEAGFGDEEDDDDDEVVDSSQQASGETGFPDSQELFLTLDLEPVPPEPTQGCLLDPAGGEGTSAACVSMITGSSPSQRLVKIRKKKKTHSR, from the exons atgcagagctcatcagcagaggtgaccatgatggagtctcagaatcgcaaaagagctccagcatggaccgaacgggaggtacgggatctgatcgctgtatggggagaggaatccgtgctatcagaactccgttccagttttcgaaatgccaaaacctttgtcaagatctcccagggcatgaaggacagaggccataacagggacccgaagcagtgccgcgtgaaactgaaggagctgaggcaagcctaccagaaaaccagagaggcgaacggccgctccgggtcagagccccaaacatgccgcttctatgatgagctgcatgccattttagggggttcagccaccactaccccagccgtgttgtttgactccttcaatggagatggaggcaatacggaagcaggttttggggacgaagaagatgatgatgatgacgaggttgtagatagctcacagcaagcaagcggagaaaccggttttcccgacagccaggaactgtttctcaccctggacctggagccagtaccccctgaacccacccaaggctgcctcctggacccagcaggcggagaagggacctccg ctgcatgtgtttcaatgatcacaggatcttctccttcccagaggctagtgaagattagaaagaaaaaaaaaacgcactcgagatga